One segment of Marinobacter sediminum DNA contains the following:
- a CDS encoding type I restriction-modification system subunit M — protein sequence MDHSVHNKLVSFIWNIADDCLRDVYVRGKYRDVILPMVVLRRLDTLLMPTKEAVLDEVKFQKEEMDATELDPAPLKAAAGYVFYNVSKWTLTSLYNTATNNRQILLANFEEYLNGFSPNVHEIIERFELKSKIQHMAHKDVLLDVIEKFVSPKINLTPNDAIDPDGYRLPALSNLGMGYVFEELIRKFNEENNEEAGEHFTPREVIELMTHLVFDPIKDDLPLTLTVYDPACGSGGMLTESQNFIEEKYPSDNRDIYLYGKEINDETYAICKSDMMIKGNNPENIKVGSTLSTDEFASDRFDFMLSNPPYGKSWASEQKYIKDGGDVIDPRFKLKLRDYWGNLEDCDATPRSSDGQLLFLMEMANKMKDPASGSKGSRIASVHNGSSLFTGDAGSGESNIRRHLIENDWLETIVQLPNNLFYNTGITTYIWVLNNNKPEHRRGKVQLIDASLLYRKLRKNLGNKNCEFAPKHIEEITRTYLDCASIERKLDANNDPVGIASQVFENEDFGYHKVTIERPDRRKAQFSEERIAGLRFDKQISEVMEHLYAEHGDKVYDKTGHGKDDKQSFLKSIEKEVMAWCEDNDISLNTKAKTKLLDVKRWISFKALYETARELMDEIGPEESSDFNQFKKQVDTELKARKLKVSASEKNSILNAVSWYDETAEKVVKKVVKLSGDKLDELLHRYDCTEAQLPDFGLYPTGNSNEYINYESGSDLRDSESISLLKDGEKQSIHEYFLEEVKTHVEEAWINLDSTKVGYEISFNKYFYRHKPLRSLEEVAQDIIGLERKAEGLIAQILGVDVEQVQG from the coding sequence ATGGATCACAGCGTACACAACAAACTCGTTTCATTTATCTGGAATATCGCCGACGACTGTCTGCGCGACGTGTACGTGCGCGGCAAATACCGTGACGTCATCCTGCCTATGGTAGTGCTGCGCCGCCTCGATACACTGTTGATGCCCACCAAGGAGGCAGTGCTGGATGAGGTGAAATTCCAGAAAGAGGAGATGGACGCCACCGAGCTGGACCCGGCCCCGCTGAAGGCCGCCGCTGGCTATGTGTTCTACAACGTCTCCAAGTGGACCCTCACCAGCCTGTACAACACCGCCACCAACAACCGCCAGATACTGCTGGCCAATTTTGAGGAATACCTCAACGGCTTCAGCCCCAACGTCCATGAAATCATCGAGCGCTTTGAGCTGAAGAGTAAAATCCAGCACATGGCCCACAAGGATGTGCTGCTGGACGTGATTGAGAAATTCGTCTCCCCTAAAATCAACCTCACCCCTAACGATGCCATCGATCCGGACGGCTATCGGCTGCCGGCCCTGTCCAACCTGGGAATGGGCTATGTGTTTGAAGAGCTGATCCGCAAGTTCAATGAAGAAAACAACGAAGAAGCCGGGGAACACTTCACCCCGCGGGAAGTGATCGAGTTGATGACCCACCTGGTCTTCGACCCGATCAAGGACGACCTGCCGCTCACCCTCACCGTGTACGACCCGGCCTGCGGCAGCGGTGGCATGCTCACCGAATCCCAGAATTTTATTGAAGAGAAGTATCCCTCAGACAACCGGGATATCTACCTCTACGGCAAGGAAATCAACGACGAAACCTACGCCATCTGTAAATCCGACATGATGATCAAGGGCAACAACCCGGAAAACATCAAGGTCGGCTCCACCCTGTCCACTGATGAATTCGCCTCCGATCGCTTCGACTTCATGCTTTCCAATCCGCCTTATGGCAAAAGCTGGGCGTCTGAGCAGAAGTACATCAAGGATGGTGGCGACGTTATCGATCCACGCTTCAAGCTCAAACTCAGAGACTACTGGGGCAACCTTGAAGACTGCGACGCGACACCACGCTCCAGTGACGGTCAGTTGCTGTTCCTCATGGAAATGGCCAACAAGATGAAAGACCCGGCCAGTGGCTCTAAAGGCAGCCGAATTGCTTCGGTCCACAACGGCTCCAGCCTTTTTACTGGTGATGCCGGGAGCGGCGAAAGCAATATCCGCCGCCACCTGATCGAAAACGACTGGCTGGAAACCATTGTCCAGCTACCCAACAACCTGTTCTACAACACCGGCATCACCACCTACATCTGGGTGCTGAATAACAACAAGCCGGAACACAGACGCGGCAAGGTGCAGCTGATTGATGCCAGCTTGTTGTATCGCAAGCTGCGCAAGAACCTGGGTAACAAGAACTGCGAATTCGCGCCTAAGCATATCGAGGAAATCACTCGCACTTACCTGGACTGTGCTTCGATCGAGCGCAAACTGGATGCGAACAACGACCCCGTTGGCATCGCCAGCCAGGTCTTTGAAAATGAGGACTTTGGCTACCACAAGGTCACTATCGAAAGGCCCGACCGCCGCAAGGCCCAGTTCTCGGAAGAACGCATCGCGGGCCTGCGGTTCGACAAGCAGATCAGCGAGGTGATGGAGCACCTCTATGCTGAACATGGCGACAAGGTCTACGACAAGACTGGCCATGGCAAGGACGACAAGCAGAGCTTCCTGAAAAGCATCGAAAAGGAGGTGATGGCCTGGTGTGAGGACAATGACATCAGCCTGAACACCAAGGCCAAAACCAAACTATTGGACGTTAAACGCTGGATAAGCTTCAAGGCGCTTTATGAGACTGCCCGTGAACTGATGGACGAGATCGGCCCGGAAGAATCCAGCGATTTCAACCAGTTCAAGAAGCAGGTGGACACCGAACTAAAGGCCAGAAAGCTCAAGGTTTCCGCTTCCGAAAAGAACTCCATTCTGAATGCGGTTAGCTGGTACGACGAAACTGCAGAAAAGGTGGTCAAGAAAGTAGTCAAGCTCAGTGGCGACAAGCTGGATGAGCTGCTGCACCGCTACGATTGCACCGAGGCCCAACTGCCAGACTTCGGCCTATATCCCACCGGCAATTCCAATGAATACATCAATTACGAATCCGGCTCGGACCTGCGTGACAGTGAATCGATTTCCCTGTTGAAGGATGGCGAGAAGCAGAGCATTCACGAGTATTTCCTGGAGGAAGTAAAGACCCATGTGGAGGAAGCCTGGATCAACCTCGATTCCACCAAGGTCGGCTATGAAATCAGTTTCAATAAATATTTCTACCGCCACAAACCACTGCGCTCACTTGAAGAAGTGGCTCAGGACATTATTGGGCTGGAGCGGAAGGCGGAGGGATTGATTGCGCAGATTCTGGGTGTGGATGTTGAGCAGGTGCAGGGATGA